A genomic segment from Streptomyces sp. TLI_235 encodes:
- a CDS encoding branched-subunit amino acid aminotransferase/4-amino-4-deoxychorismate lyase, translated as MAELDGRPATAAQLQALALTNYGHFTTVRVANGLVRGLGLHLARLERDCRELFGTGLDLERVRAYARRAAPAAGEAIVRITVFDPELDLGRMGAQARPRVLVTTRPAGPAEMPPLRVRTVRYERDAPHVKGVGLFGALRERRAAQAAGFDDALFTDASGALSEGGTWNIGFVRDGEVLWPTADQLRGTTMDLLRTAHPWRPERIIGAEGFEAAFATNAATGVRPVAAVDGVALSTTHPVLDALRAAYAAVPGERL; from the coding sequence ATGGCGGAACTCGACGGGCGACCGGCCACGGCCGCACAGCTGCAGGCGCTGGCGCTCACCAACTACGGGCACTTCACCACCGTCCGGGTGGCGAACGGGCTGGTCCGGGGCCTCGGGCTGCACCTGGCCCGGCTGGAGCGGGACTGCCGGGAGCTGTTCGGCACCGGCCTCGACCTGGAGCGCGTCCGGGCGTACGCGCGCCGGGCGGCGCCCGCGGCGGGGGAGGCGATCGTCCGGATCACCGTCTTCGACCCGGAGCTCGACCTCGGGCGGATGGGCGCACAGGCGCGCCCGCGGGTGCTGGTGACGACCCGTCCGGCCGGGCCGGCGGAGATGCCGCCGCTGCGGGTGCGGACCGTCCGGTACGAGCGCGACGCCCCGCACGTCAAAGGGGTCGGCCTGTTCGGCGCGCTGCGCGAGCGGCGGGCGGCGCAGGCGGCGGGCTTCGACGACGCCCTGTTCACCGACGCCTCCGGCGCCCTCTCCGAGGGCGGCACCTGGAACATCGGCTTCGTCCGCGACGGCGAGGTGCTCTGGCCGACGGCCGACCAGCTCCGCGGCACCACCATGGACCTGCTCCGGACAGCCCACCCCTGGCGGCCCGAACGGATCATCGGGGCGGAGGGCTTCGAGGCCGCCTTCGCCACCAACGCAGCCACCGGCGTACGCCCCGTCGCCGCGGTGGACGGCGTCGCCCTCTCGACCACCCACCCTGTCCTGGACGCCCTGCGGGCGGCCTACGCGGCCGTGCCGGGCGAGCGGCTCTGA
- a CDS encoding starvation-inducible DNA-binding protein yields the protein MYAINSPLPDADRTVVGEALQGALVDLVDLSLVAKQLHWNVVGPRFRSVHLQLDEVVALARVHADTVAERAAAIGFPPDGRSRTVADSSGIAAPASGPIRDNDTVAALVAALGAVIARMRQRIDATGDPDPVSQDILIGLTADLEKYSWMAQAEHTG from the coding sequence ATGTACGCAATCAACAGCCCGCTGCCCGACGCCGACCGCACCGTGGTCGGCGAGGCGCTGCAGGGCGCTCTGGTCGACCTGGTCGACCTCTCACTGGTCGCCAAGCAGCTGCACTGGAACGTGGTGGGCCCGCGCTTCCGCTCCGTCCACCTGCAGCTGGACGAGGTGGTCGCGCTGGCCCGGGTGCACGCCGACACGGTGGCCGAGCGGGCCGCCGCGATCGGCTTCCCGCCCGACGGCCGCTCCCGCACCGTCGCCGACAGCAGCGGCATCGCCGCCCCCGCGTCCGGCCCGATCCGGGACAACGACACGGTGGCCGCCCTGGTCGCCGCCCTCGGCGCGGTCATCGCCCGCATGCGGCAACGGATCGACGCCACCGGCGACCCCGACCCGGTCAGCCAGGACATCCTGATCGGCCTCACCGCCGACCTGGAGAAGTACTCCTGGATGGCCCAGGCCGAACACACCGGCTGA